ATTTAAATCATCTCAGTAAGGGACAGAAAACTGGTTATTTATGAGTGAGGACCTGCAGCAGAGTCAGACGTTAGTTGTGGTTAGCTCCACCGCCTCTTTACTATAACGGTTTAGGATACTATGCAAGCCAAGAGAATTCATCAGGAGACTTACATTAATATCAGTTTGAAATGATCTGTAAGGCAGTGATTGCAATGGTGAAGCATAAGACAATATTTCTTAGTCTTTCTGGTGCTCTGACTCAgttgtttccctttatttttactGCAATGGGTGGGGTGTCCATCTTGGTGAATCAAGCGTGATTGTTGGGGGAGAGGGGATCTAGAAGGTGAGCCCAACTTGATGAATCGAGTGCAATCATCATAGCAGGGAGGGTCTCCCTTCGTAAATTGAGTGCAACCATCAGAGCAGGGGAGGGGATCGAGCACAATTATCGGGGCCTAACACAACCCACTGCTGTTATAAAGAATAGCAACTTGTGAACCACCAGCATCATCCCCAACCCAAAAATAGGTCATGATCGAGACACTTGCATAAGGTGAACATTTAGGAAAAGACCTTCAGTGTTAAATAAGATGATGTCTTAGAAGACTTCTCTTGAATTTAAGTTCCTCCAGTTTCATTGAGCCCTTTTTTAAGAATTCCAAGTTTCAGATCTTTGTGGAGTGAGGACTAAAATCTAATTTTGTTAATGTGATCTTTATATGTTACAATAGTAATGGTGTCAAGATTCAGCAAAGTGTCCATCTGCAGAGCAGCTCAGCATAGTTGGAGTCACAGAGAGATCTGTACAGCCTGTGCTTTTTATGTCAGTGTGTATACCTCACTGGAATTTTGTGCGTACAGTATATGGACTAAATGGGGGGCAAAAATGTTTGGTGTCTGGCCAGTTtttggacagaaaaaataaatgtcacacaGCCAGATTCTGGTCCCAGTACATTCCTctttaaaatttagaaatattattaCTGTACTTTAGAAACAAAATGTTCatattatatttaattcatttagaTTATGTGCTACCAGTAACGGAagagtgcagtgaatacacttgatttatagttttcacactctttctctgtacgtttagtattCATTTGTTCAgaagttgatgtgcttgctgcttcgggagcagctcttcttttctccactctagcggcccgcttctcctgttcttccgttggcatcttttcttgttaaaactgtcagtttttgtgttgcagttacttggtacattttccttaatttttcacttcatctGGCActtaaatctgcctcaagaatgatttaagatatgaagaggtagggaacgagaacggtgcccatacgcatgcaccacacagctgccctgctgcACGCTGCTGAGAGATgagtctacaataaaataaaataaaaataaaaagagtaattgaaatcatcacccgaaagcgcacagtagaggtcacgtagtatatgtgtatcaaatttcaggtcaataggtcaaatggtttgcgagctacaggtgatttacaatcctgaacagacaaacggacagccacagtagcgtttTATATAAGAAGATGTCCAAAGTGATTCACGAAACACATTTGCATGAATACCAGTGACTCTGCTGAGTTATGTTCGTTTCAGTGGTGAGGACTGAGCTGTTGCTATTTGCTCCAGTAATTTGATGTTAACTGGACAGACTGGCCCCTACCAGTAAAACTGGACACCATATGGGAGATACTAAAGAATTTGCCCAACACTGAATGTTAGTCATATTATCGTAATGTGATGTAGGCTACAATTACGAGGCTCACCTAAGGCTGCTGTTTGGCTGGACATCGCAGATCTGTGGGTCGGATGGCTGCCTTATACACAGTAGTTCACTGCTGCCTGTTGCACTTGTGAAGGTTGCACTTTTCACCATGTTTGTGCGACTTTCCTCCTTCTGTATAACTGGTGCAACTCAGGTGGCTGAATAAGGTCTGTGCTTGGCACCACCAGACTATTCATTTGCTAGACTTTGCGTCAATGAGGCTGAAAGTAGAATGCAAGGGGCACCccagtacaaataaaaataatacacggGACTTTGCTAGTAATTAAAGTATATGACATGTACAAGTACAAATATTTGTATTCTTCTTTTTAATATGGAAGATATAGCACAAACCATTGGCAGGCTAATTGTTCTCTTCCtatccttttattttcatttttacgaGTGTTTGCTTCCTGACTGATTTTTCTCCTGGCTTCATTATATGCATCACTCTATTTTCTCATTACAGACTGAAGTTTTTCAATGCATGCTGCCAGTTATATTGTGCAGTTTGTCAGCATTTCATTATGCTTCGAACTCTATTTTGCATGAAAACTAAGTATTGCTCAAAACAAAATCTATGTAAACAATggatttccatccattcattcattttttcatttacattcaattccacttatccagttcagggtgacAGGGATCTTGGCAGCACTGACTGCAATCCATGAGCcagccttggacagggtgccaagcTATCACTAACACATGTGCTTTAAAATGGTACTGACAGTATTCATTGACTATGGCGTTTGTGACAGCATTTCAAAAAGGAACCAAGTGAGATAATGTGTCtaaatcatattttttacttatttagcaGATCCACAGCTTTGATCCCGGCATGGCATCTGTTCACCTCAGGATTGCAAAGCTCTACACAGAGTGGTGAAGTCAGTTTAGAATATTACAGGTACACAGAaaggtaaataatattatttaagacGTCAGCCTTACTGCAGTCATTTTTCTCCTCTGGTAACTGGCCCAGGATCACTAGCACCACTATGATTCAGGGAGAGTTTTTGTCCATGGGTCACAAGGCTGAACTGACAACTGCATAAATATTTCTAATAGATGTCATCTGATGTTGCATTCATTTTCTGTTGTTGGTGCTGTACTACTATTAATAGTTCATGTCTCACATGTCTGTGGGAGACATTTGAGTAAGAACATCACTATACTGTGTACACATAATAACACACTTGACGTTGAAGTTAATTTTATTGTTTGATTCTTATTGATATCAGCCATGCCTGTCAGTTTTTGTGCCCACAGTTGCCACTTTTCAGAGAATGGGCAGTTCCTGACTTTGTCATTCCAGAGACACAGAGACTAGTAATCTATCATCATGTTGACAAAGCTCAAGAGGAAATCTCTGTGCTGCAATCTAAACTACCGTTTTCACAATGCTGTTTCtacaaaacattttccttttccttctttgaGCAGCAGGAAGTGTGCCCTGTACCATGTGTATGTATTAAACAACAAATTGAATCCAGGTGATATGAGGCATTGATCTGAAATGTAAGATGACAATGCATGACAGGTGACTGCAATTATTGTATACGGTGCATCTGGGCTTACCCTCCTTCCCCTTCCCATTCATCCCAACTCTGTTCTTCTTTTAACAAATTAAAGTAAGGTAAAGACAGGCATTCCCTGCCAGTGGGTACTTGAAAGGAAGTGCAAGAAAAGTTGGTTATTTGGCCAAATGTTGTCCTCCTTATCCAGTTGACCCACTAATCCTTAAAAATCTCATATCTAAGCTCTGGTGAGTCTGGTAACCATTGTGGAGACATTGTCATCCACCCCCTCTGATTGTGTCCCACATGTGCTCGTCTACCTATAGTGCTACAGTATATCTGGTGGTGCCTACCTGTCACTTGAGATACAGAGGATCTTACAGACTGAAGGGAGAAGATAATTATTATGAAATGACTACTTGTGTTTCCAGAAGGTGTAATCAAAAATAcattgaactttatttaaatggtTGGAAAGCCATCAATACTTTGGCAGAGAAACCCTATTTGTATTGGGCACAAGGCACTTTCAGATTGTTCATATGGTCATATGGTCATAGGAAGGCAATTGGGTCCCTTTCTCACTTGTGCATTTACTAGATTTATTTTCCAAATGTCCATttgctttctctttcattttaatctcattttgattGCTGCTGCTCGTATCTTTCACGTTGTAAATGTCCCAGCTTTCAGGCAGAAGACCCCAGTTGAAGAACAGTGTGGCGAGATAGGAGACAGCCACAATAATCAGCAGAGAAACAACCATGGAAAATGTTTTGAATGGGAAGAATTGCACATAGGTGCCATCTATCAATTTGCAGCCTGGGAAGTGAATAACAGGAGAAATGTGGAAAAAAGGTTCCCCACTCAGCACCCTCAGTGTGGTGCCTCCTAGCAGTCCGGCTATGGCGCCATACCCATTGGAGCCCGGAATGAAGAGGGTGCACACCAGCTGCGGGAAGACAGCTGTATACATCATCTCTCCACTAATTAGCCACAGTCCATACACTGAGCTGGCTGACATTGCAAGACCTGTGCCGATCACACCAAACACTAGAACTCCTAATCTGATGATGAACTGCAGCTCTCTGTCTGATGCCTggaaataagaacaaaaaaaaacaaaacaattgacaTCAGTGAAGGGGCACAACACCACAGCAGATGCCTTCTTTCTGTATTTGTGGTTACTCAGCTCTGCTGAGCCAATGTGTTTCATTTAACAGTCTTACCTTATTTCTTAAGATTCTCTTATAGATGTTATGGGTAAACATGGAGGTACAGGAAAGCAAGGCAGAGTCCATGGATGACATGACAGCCCCAGCAACTGCCCCGATTCCAGCAATGGAGATGTACATAGGACAAAGATTATGAAGGGCAATAGGCAGAATACTGCCAGCCTCCCCCTTCTCATAGGGAGTTGGCAACCCATAGCTTGTCTGGTTCCAATCTGAAAGAGAGAGGCTTCTTAGTTGGGTCTGTCATGACTTCAAAGAGGTGAGCGAATAGATTTTtaatagtcaaaaaaaaaacaagcagtgaGTTCATAGTCAGCTGGGCAGTGATATCAGATGTCATATTGATGGTCAGCTTGGCAAGTatctgaataaataataatttggacAGGAACATACTGTGGAAGGGGGGGGGGCATGTCCACATTTACCACCCGGGTGGACATTGTTCTCAGAAGCATGTAATCTTCTGGGCCGTGATCTCAGTCAAATGAGGAGCCGATTTATAGTTACTAGGCATCGACCTTAGAGAGGACATCTACCACATTAATGATAGGCTACAAAGTGAAAACTCACCTGAGCAGACAAGTGACTGAGTTTGTAGTGATCTCAGAAGTCACACTGGTCAGCTGACAGTCTTTCTAGCAACATTCTACTGGACACCCACACACCTACCTGTAGATGCAGCTGCTGCTCCAAAAAGAATTGATGGAATTCccaaaaagaagcagaaaatggctgCGGCATAACATGTGACCTGTGCCTGAATGGGTGATGCAGCAGACAGTACTCGCTGGTAGTAGGACTGAAAGCAAACACCTGCCAGGATCTGCAAGGAATCGGAAATGAGAAACAAGTTCAGTAATGTGGACAGTGAAGACAATGCAAAACAGCCAGCCTTATTTATTGGGCTGATGTTGTATAACAGAAACTTTATAAGAAAAGGCAGTCAGATTGCCACAGGATTACAAATTCCTAGCTCTGGTAGGGTGGATCATTTCTGTTCAGCACTGGAGTAGTCAGAACACATTCCCTCTTTAGAGTTGACATGGCAGAGGATGAGAGGCTGTCCCATAGCCTTGCAGTCTTGGTTTGATGATCCATGGCAAACAGACTAACAGGAGGAGCCAACAAAGAATAAGTCCCTACTAGGAGacctcattaacactagaatccctgaagcctacggaaaaacttgtaatcccgacCCAcaataaattccttcacacctttccatcagcatcttttcttttgtaaatgtgtcgatcagcacaagcagcaagcagcctgctgtccccccaattgacggagctcaactggggcaaaaagttctcccagctcaagccaaggcaccttatctgcatgtgaggttcctgaagttgtacagggtaaataatacagtatatcgttatttggaatacatgtatttcatgtgtgttctgtgtctacaaagctCTGGGTTAAGTGTAGGATGAATGGAAATGCGAGgcaggaaatgctgaacacatacctaaagcagaaaccttttccatgttatactactaatgtgtgaagactttagtccaaatatcaaataaacacatacgcttttattcaagaatataaccaaagaaaaaaaaaaatgatttacatgttgctgtcaaggaGATAAAAACCCAAGcacaaatgtcaattgacaggaagttgatatgtGTTCTTGAAtgatgcagaggtaagaactgctgccttataactcaAAAGTACCATGTTCGAGACCGGGCGctctgcgttttgagtagtgagtttctattattattattattattattattattattgttattattattattataatataataaaaacatacatttgatttgagtctgtaacacctggtgtaaattttggctacttgtaaaagttagcgcttgttttttattatttcgttttattctcccagtgacgttcacgtggtacaacgaacttgcctctctctctctgagttgATGTCATTTATCTTCATTATTTttacaagagcagcgatgaccacagtggGTGCTGTGGCTGATACCTGCTCAGCACTAtctgttgtaccggcaatcaaatatacgatgtcccgtgaccgctatcagactggacaaaggcaggaccactgcaacagacagcttcttcacagcgctttcaccggctaatagactgctgcactctgcttggtaccataaagtaaaatgggacttccgcCTGCAGCTAAACTCACTTCAGTACATGAGCACTTTGCCACGTTGccgtttagatctggcagtgtcatgATGATAGgtatgtgaagggatttaaggtgggctgggattacaagttttttcgtaggcttcagggattctagtgttaaagataaaTGAACTTTGCTTGAAGTGAGTTTGTACCTCTTGGCCTAGTAATCGAAAGACATGCCTATCAGACTGACCCTAAAAAGCCTTCTGGTCTCTTCTGTTAAACATCAGTTCAGTACAGAGTACGCTCACACAGAGGTCTTTGGAAAGAGGGAGAAAAACTGAAGCCCTCTGAGAAACCCCAAACTGAATGGTATTCAAACCCATTTGCCTTGAACTGTGAAGCCTGATAGCTGCCCATTGTGTCTCCTCCATACAGGGTAGCAAAGGCAGCAAACATAAGCACCTCCCAAAAATAACTACCATACTGGTAAGAAACAGAAAACCTCTGACCCCAGTGACAGAGAGGAGAGCTCAGCTATGGCAAATCTAGAGAAAGGGAAAAAGCAACTGCATAAAACCATGCTGGTCATCAGGCTGGTAACAGCAAATGTGAACATACAAGTATTCCAGTTACTTTTAATCACTGAGAGAAAGGCCTCCAGATGATCTCACTGACAGTCTCACCTAAATTGGCTTGGAAGGAAAAGGTAATTTCTAGCAATTATCTACAATTTGTCAGAACCATAGTGGAAAACTCAACTATTTCAGCAAACACAACCAGCTGCCAATGATTCATCTGTTATAGTAGTCAGCATAGACATACTGGGATGTCTTTGTTatccaaccaatttcattatTCTATACTGTCCATGGATATAGAAGAGCAGAATTCCACAATGATGCCCAACATTCAAACTTCCTCAACCCTTGAGAGTGCCCCATATACATAAAAGCCAAAGGAAAACATGCACCCTGAGGAGTGTCCAttgtattgtcagtcagtcagtgtccaacccactatttcctaacacagggtcacggaggtctgctggagccaatcccagccaacacaggaacaaaccccaggcagggcatcaaGCATACACTacggaacaatttaggatcgtcaatgcacctaacctgcatgtctttgggaagaaacccatgcagacacggggagaacatgcaaactccacacagggatgacccgggaagtgaacccaggtctccttactgcgaggcagcagtgctaccactgcgccaccatgctgtcccTTTATATTGTTTCCTTTTCAAACATGCCTCTCATTTGACATCGCCACGACATGTCTTCCAGGTGCTACCAGTGCAATGTGATGATATTTCCAGATGGCAGACTTCCTCAACATGCACCTATGCAGGTTCCATTTCAGAGATGTTTATCTGTTTTTGCTAAGTACCTGCCATCACCTTACTTCAGTGCCCTGTGAAATATTTTAGTAGTCTAGGGATGGAAATGAGACTCACCACCAGAAACATGTCATCCAGCCATCTCCAGACTGTTTGGGAGTCTATTGTTCCAAGCCAGGGTCCCTGGTAGACCTCATTGACAGCTGTCAGACGGATATCCATTGTGGATGGattgatcagaagaaatggaatgCAAAGCCACTGCAAAATAAAGGACAAACAGGAGAATTAAGGATGAACTGACACCATGAGAGTCTCAGGCCAGGGATTTGGGTGTTATAAACTGGGTAATGCTTAGAGGGTGTCTGTGCTTTAGTCAGAGTGAGGGATATAAAAATCAATGAATGGTATAGTAATGTTAGTAAGTAGAGAGGACAGTAATGGGGGTAACGTCAAGGTGTCACCATCACACAGTCACTTACTTAGaagattttattgatttatattatGTTTGGGTATTGCTCCCTGTACATTCTTGGTCTTCGCCTAATGGACATTTTTTCATGAACAGTTAGGGTTTAATATGTTTATTCAATTGACAGTTATTAGGTCCAGTGTCcttgtcctgccttgtgcctgatactACTAAGATACACTGTACTGTGGTCCTGTGAttgtggctgagttagtttgttttattgtgaacattctcaaaacttttttttatatactgaaattcttctgttttatatatattgtaaattttgtttaatgtgaatgtaatcattgtatctgttgtatatagttcctatttgtctgttATAGCGGGGGGGGGGCTTTAATTAATGCAACACCCACAGGACGCACATGTAacgtacagcagactcctggcaaaagctggatgatGCTTTTACAGGTAAGACGCTTCTCAATGCTCTCCGTCTCTTGTATAAGTTGACAAGTTTTAAATGagtgttttctgtatgaaactgaatggaaacatcacgccatgtggttgtcgatgtgctttaaggttctgttgtcacttttggtcggcagaaatgggttttaaaagtgtttggtttagcggagattcaacctcattggtatattgtttggcttgctacaggagacAGAGAGTGCCTGACATTACAtatgctgactgtgccctttactgcttgtcttgtaggtatgttgcaacgttaattattgtccttcattattgttgtttatattcaattgttaaatttgtatttattgtatttgtgtatacatgtttaattaaaaaaaaaaaaagctggatgatGCTTTTGCAGGAGACAGAGAGCGCCTGACGttacatgtgctgactgtgccctttactgcttgtcttgtagaaaaaagctggatgacgcttttgtagaataaatggcagaattcgggtattgctgtgcctgtcttcttccaaatcaccagcaGCCATTCTAAAGCTGCTAcatgataatggatggatgatcactGGAGGATCACATAACATTTTTCTGTGCTAATTAGTGACACTTAAAGTTAACTTACCAGGCTGACTGTGATGAAGCCGAGCTGGATGATGTCGGTGTAGGCCACGGAATACATGCCGCCCAGCAATGTGTACAATATAGCAACTGCTGCTGAAATAAGGATGGACTGGTAGGACTGGATATCTAGGATGACTTTCATTGTTCCTCCTGTGAAGAGAAGCAGGCATTAAACAGTACTCTCGAACTTTCTAGATTGGCTTAGTTTTGCTAATTCACTCCAGGCACAGCTCCAG
Above is a window of Polypterus senegalus isolate Bchr_013 chromosome 2, ASM1683550v1, whole genome shotgun sequence DNA encoding:
- the LOC120524383 gene encoding high affinity choline transporter 1-like, yielding MAVNIPGLAAVIVFYIIILATGIWASRKSKREEEKCTGEKSEVSIVGGRNLSVWVGIFTMTATWVGGGYILGTAEVVYSPTQGMAWAIAPVGYALSLFCGGLFFAKPMRQKNFVTVMDPFQIRYGGAVTSAIFIFTMLAEVFWMACILSALGGTMKVILDIQSYQSILISAAVAILYTLLGGMYSVAYTDIIQLGFITVSLWLCIPFLLINPSTMDIRLTAVNEVYQGPWLGTIDSQTVWRWLDDMFLVILAGVCFQSYYQRVLSAASPIQAQVTCYAAAIFCFFLGIPSILFGAAAASTDWNQTSYGLPTPYEKGEAGSILPIALHNLCPMYISIAGIGAVAGAVMSSMDSALLSCTSMFTHNIYKRILRNKASDRELQFIIRLGVLVFGVIGTGLAMSASSVYGLWLISGEMMYTAVFPQLVCTLFIPGSNGYGAIAGLLGGTTLRVLSGEPFFHISPVIHFPGCKLIDGTYVQFFPFKTFSMVVSLLIIVAVSYLATLFFNWGLLPESWDIYNVKDTSSSNQNEIKMKEKANGHLENKSSKCTNMAFSLKLCLLDQHPEVLISLLQTTLVFEAYLRNKITEDL